One window of the Niallia circulans genome contains the following:
- the esaA gene encoding type VII secretion protein EsaA encodes MGKVKLWKMVIALVVIIGVPVLFFQLIGDHPFLEKPNTTKTIAIVNEDAGVDIAGEHRLLGGDVSSILSNESSFQWTVVSRSAGENGLRNKKYDAVIYIPSNFSEQVMAYEEENPSKVTFKYNVQSQLNAVNTEKVNLEIERATKRANERISSLYWNYVAKDMEMVRSEFEEILQKEIDFQQTMLAFYKPSSKNLADEILEQEGVLKSMKSSIEQIGTQSDSQNQSMKSFSEDLSSLVDYIKAYEEYQQQQKQKLTDLQTTALSTVQSATEASSPYFAEQSLFLSENNQQLMSNVNSVYEKLDNSKRLLTLLKENRLLALDKQREAILDYQSRMLDYYKQLIDTESLNSFQEKIVKTKEKLAEGEGSLLPEAPPENPESPNLPTSDEDKDTDDQTGEEFVLKSTQHTKGNSNTDNGANRETKSLSAEEQLAQMEELLKKLHEYIQADQQIPDESKSQFEIQLKDIQKNLQDVKQSLKTSDEGNNQIIQQLKEKIAALLTDNETLANTIKELTENKNSLTEENRLLKEYIESLIEVNDELREQLTLLTNNMNSIIARIEEKEEAILASPALSGDRRLILETWFHKEFLTGDIMDLLYYYAYLDQYETTLNNMLSENKAKSEVMKNEQFLTELTRIFQLTDAETTDWTNVEAEIPTIGDGLTALQDQFVVFLAKSKESLDTHHTELTQNLSEIKTEGEALLQQIQQGEQTTTHEPGSAKGTQLVTVHSQIIEQVNAIHSSIKDAGKHQQTVIDHTNELHDEVSFVQTDADALNNKWAVNVDSTRKIKDDVFSVLQNAFIEGRSKGDVYNFLSSPLQLTAGASEVKQEKNIPPVVIMFIVLISSLLIGYTTYYFKRIPLWFRGTVFLLLNLIVGFVISLYGLNIYELSQASTMQWTVFTILLLLVSSSIIAVSFAAQKLLGLFLTVGLIILYVTPLLALTTPNFSYDDPMSKVYMSIQYGTQSLFAPAAIILLIGLLILIGVQILIERWKSNEIEDDSRNESI; translated from the coding sequence ATGGGAAAAGTGAAATTGTGGAAGATGGTTATTGCCCTGGTTGTTATAATTGGTGTTCCAGTATTATTTTTTCAGCTGATTGGAGATCATCCATTTTTGGAGAAGCCAAATACAACCAAAACAATTGCAATTGTGAATGAAGATGCTGGTGTTGATATTGCTGGAGAACATAGACTTTTAGGGGGAGATGTCTCTTCCATTCTCTCCAACGAGTCTTCTTTTCAGTGGACTGTTGTTTCTAGAAGCGCTGGAGAGAATGGATTAAGGAATAAGAAATATGATGCTGTCATCTATATTCCATCTAATTTCTCTGAACAAGTGATGGCATATGAAGAAGAGAATCCGAGTAAAGTGACATTTAAATATAATGTTCAAAGTCAGTTAAATGCAGTAAATACTGAAAAAGTAAATTTGGAGATAGAAAGGGCTACAAAGCGGGCAAATGAACGTATCAGTTCCTTATATTGGAATTATGTAGCGAAAGATATGGAAATGGTACGCTCTGAATTTGAAGAAATTTTGCAAAAGGAAATAGACTTTCAGCAGACAATGCTAGCTTTCTATAAACCAAGTTCCAAGAATCTTGCTGATGAGATTTTAGAACAAGAGGGCGTATTAAAGTCCATGAAGTCATCTATAGAACAAATTGGCACGCAAAGTGATAGTCAGAATCAATCTATGAAGTCATTTTCTGAGGATTTAAGCAGTTTAGTTGACTATATCAAGGCATATGAAGAGTATCAGCAACAACAAAAACAAAAATTGACAGACTTGCAGACTACTGCTCTTTCTACAGTACAGTCAGCGACAGAAGCTTCATCTCCTTATTTTGCGGAACAGTCACTTTTTCTGTCTGAGAATAACCAACAATTAATGAGCAACGTTAATTCCGTTTATGAAAAGCTAGACAATAGTAAACGGCTATTAACATTACTAAAAGAAAATAGATTACTGGCTTTGGATAAACAAAGGGAAGCAATTCTTGACTATCAGAGCAGAATGCTAGATTATTACAAGCAATTAATTGATACAGAATCCTTGAATTCTTTTCAAGAAAAGATAGTGAAAACCAAAGAAAAATTAGCAGAAGGGGAAGGTAGCTTGTTACCAGAAGCACCGCCAGAAAATCCAGAATCTCCTAATTTGCCGACATCTGATGAAGATAAGGATACGGACGACCAAACAGGAGAAGAGTTTGTATTAAAAAGTACGCAACATACAAAGGGAAATTCAAATACTGATAATGGAGCAAACAGGGAAACGAAAAGTTTGTCTGCAGAAGAGCAGTTAGCACAAATGGAAGAATTATTGAAAAAACTTCATGAATATATACAGGCAGATCAACAAATTCCTGATGAAAGTAAGAGTCAGTTTGAAATACAATTAAAGGACATTCAAAAAAACTTGCAGGATGTGAAGCAATCACTTAAAACGAGTGACGAGGGTAACAATCAAATTATTCAGCAATTGAAAGAAAAAATTGCTGCACTTCTCACTGACAATGAAACGCTGGCAAATACGATCAAAGAGCTTACAGAAAATAAAAATTCTCTTACCGAAGAGAACAGATTGCTGAAAGAATATATAGAATCTCTCATAGAAGTAAATGATGAATTGCGAGAACAGCTGACACTTCTTACAAACAATATGAATTCTATTATAGCTAGAATAGAAGAGAAAGAAGAGGCAATTTTAGCATCACCAGCACTGTCCGGGGATAGAAGACTTATCCTTGAAACTTGGTTCCATAAGGAATTTCTTACTGGAGATATTATGGATTTGCTCTATTACTATGCTTATCTAGATCAATATGAAACGACGTTGAACAATATGCTTTCTGAGAACAAAGCAAAGAGCGAAGTAATGAAAAACGAACAATTCCTTACAGAACTTACAAGGATTTTTCAATTAACAGATGCGGAAACAACTGACTGGACAAATGTGGAAGCAGAAATACCGACAATTGGAGATGGCTTAACAGCACTTCAAGACCAATTTGTTGTATTCTTGGCTAAATCAAAGGAAAGCCTTGACACACATCACACAGAATTAACTCAGAATTTATCCGAGATTAAAACAGAAGGGGAAGCATTACTTCAGCAAATACAGCAAGGGGAACAAACTACGACACATGAACCAGGATCGGCAAAGGGAACTCAATTGGTAACGGTACATTCACAGATCATCGAGCAAGTGAATGCTATTCATTCTTCCATAAAAGACGCAGGAAAGCACCAGCAGACTGTTATTGACCATACGAATGAACTGCATGATGAAGTTTCGTTTGTACAGACAGATGCAGATGCCTTAAATAATAAATGGGCTGTAAATGTAGATTCAACAAGAAAAATAAAGGATGATGTCTTTAGTGTTCTGCAAAATGCATTTATTGAAGGACGCTCTAAAGGTGACGTTTATAATTTCTTATCTAGTCCACTACAATTAACAGCTGGTGCAAGTGAAGTAAAACAGGAAAAAAATATTCCGCCTGTGGTTATTATGTTTATTGTTTTAATTAGCAGCTTACTAATTGGGTATACAACCTATTACTTTAAACGTATTCCATTGTGGTTCCGTGGAACCGTCTTTCTTTTACTTAATTTGATTGTCGGCTTTGTGATTAGTTTATATGGATTAAATATCTATGAACTCTCTCAAGCCAGTACGATGCAATGGACTGTATTTACTATCCTTTTATTATTGGTGAGTTCTAGCATAATTGCAGTCAGTTTTGCAGCACAAAAACTTCTTGGTTTATTCCTTACAGTCGGATTAATTATTTTATATGTAACACCGCTATTAGCTTTAACAACACCGAATTTCAGTTATGATGATCCGATGTCCAAAGTTTATATGTCTATTCAATATGGAACGCAATCGTTATTTGCTCCGGCAGCTATCATTCTATTGATTGGGTTACTGATACTGATAGGAGTACAAATTCTTATAGAAAGATGGAAAAGCAATGAAATAGAGGATGATTCGAGAAATGAATCGATATAG
- the essA gene encoding type VII secretion protein EssA produces MNRYSKHIFLSLILIVIMAIFSWLTEQTARADSMIDRLQPNEYESGRNQKNTDFLKESSQSSKKDGLTAEKRAISFDGSKANDHDKWKGQLFTQKVETGSSITRKAEELQLFTDDEENVHYRVDSVGAENSTELSMALLIGILISICLLLLIFILFVFYRSNLKVMRKGNL; encoded by the coding sequence ATGAATCGATATAGTAAACATATCTTTCTTAGTCTAATCTTAATTGTAATCATGGCTATCTTCAGTTGGCTGACCGAGCAAACGGCAAGGGCAGATTCTATGATTGATAGATTACAGCCTAATGAATACGAAAGCGGTCGTAATCAAAAGAATACAGATTTTCTAAAAGAATCGAGCCAATCATCTAAGAAAGATGGTTTAACTGCAGAAAAACGTGCTATTTCTTTTGATGGAAGCAAAGCAAATGACCATGACAAATGGAAAGGACAGCTTTTTACACAAAAGGTGGAAACAGGCAGTAGCATTACTAGGAAAGCAGAGGAGCTTCAGTTATTTACAGATGATGAAGAGAATGTTCACTACAGAGTGGACAGTGTAGGAGCGGAAAATTCTACAGAGCTATCGATGGCTTTATTAATAGGCATTTTAATTAGCATCTGTCTGTTGCTTCTCATCTTTATATTATTTGTATTTTACCGGAGTAATCTGAAAGTAATGAGGAAAGGAAACCTGTAA
- a CDS encoding ABC-F family ATP-binding cassette domain-containing protein has translation MSVLNVKNLSHGFGDRAIFNDVSFRLLKGEHVGLVGANGEGKSTFMNIVTGKLQPDEGKIEWSRKVRVGYLDQHAVLQKGTTMREALSTAFQYLFDAETEINELYAKMGDEGADIDALLAEVGELQETLDSNDFYQINAKVEEVARGLGLDDVGLDRDVADLSGGQRTKVLLAKLLLEKPEILLLDEPTNYLDEQHIEWLKRYLQEYENAFILISHDIPFLNSVVNLIYHMENQELNRYAGDYDNFLKIYEMKKQQLESAYKRQQQEIANLKDFVARNKASVATRNMAMSRQKKLDKMDIIELGKEKPKPEFKFKEARAASRWIFETEDLVIGYNEPLSRPLNLKMERGQKIAFVGANGIGKSTLLKSILGLINPLSGKVERGDYQHIGYFEQEVKESNYNTCIEEIWSEFPSMNQAEVRAALAKCGLTTKHIESKIEVLSGGEKAKVRLCKILNTETNLLILDEPTNHLDVDAKEELKRALKEYRGSILMVSHEPDFYREIATDIWNCEDWTTKVF, from the coding sequence ATGAGCGTATTAAACGTAAAAAATTTAAGTCACGGTTTCGGGGATCGTGCAATATTTAATGATGTGTCTTTTCGGCTTTTAAAAGGAGAACACGTTGGACTAGTTGGGGCAAATGGTGAAGGTAAATCTACTTTCATGAATATTGTTACTGGAAAGCTACAGCCTGATGAAGGGAAAATTGAGTGGTCACGAAAAGTCCGTGTTGGTTATTTAGATCAGCATGCAGTCCTTCAAAAAGGGACGACGATGCGTGAAGCGCTAAGCACTGCTTTTCAATATCTTTTTGATGCGGAAACAGAGATTAATGAGCTTTATGCAAAAATGGGTGATGAAGGTGCTGATATTGATGCATTACTTGCAGAAGTGGGAGAGCTGCAGGAAACGCTAGATAGTAATGATTTCTACCAAATTAATGCGAAAGTCGAGGAAGTTGCTCGTGGTCTAGGATTAGACGATGTCGGACTAGATCGTGATGTAGCTGATCTTAGCGGTGGACAACGCACGAAGGTTTTGCTGGCTAAGCTATTACTAGAAAAGCCTGAAATTCTATTACTAGATGAGCCTACAAACTACTTGGATGAACAGCATATCGAATGGTTGAAACGCTACTTACAGGAATATGAGAATGCATTTATCTTGATTTCCCATGACATTCCTTTCTTGAACAGTGTTGTTAACTTGATTTACCACATGGAAAACCAAGAATTGAATCGCTATGCTGGCGACTATGATAACTTCTTAAAAATATATGAAATGAAAAAGCAGCAACTAGAGTCTGCTTACAAGCGTCAACAACAAGAAATCGCTAATTTGAAAGATTTCGTTGCTCGTAACAAAGCAAGTGTTGCGACTCGTAATATGGCCATGTCTCGTCAAAAGAAGCTCGACAAAATGGACATTATTGAATTAGGGAAGGAAAAACCAAAACCTGAGTTTAAATTCAAAGAAGCTCGCGCAGCCAGTCGTTGGATTTTCGAGACGGAGGATCTTGTTATTGGTTATAATGAACCACTTTCTCGCCCTCTTAATCTAAAAATGGAACGGGGACAAAAAATTGCCTTCGTTGGGGCAAACGGTATTGGTAAGTCTACGCTTTTAAAAAGTATTCTCGGCTTGATTAATCCTCTTTCGGGTAAAGTAGAGCGCGGTGATTATCAACATATTGGTTACTTTGAGCAAGAAGTGAAAGAATCCAACTACAACACTTGTATCGAAGAAATCTGGAGCGAATTCCCAAGTATGAATCAAGCAGAAGTCCGTGCTGCTCTTGCAAAATGTGGATTAACAACGAAGCATATTGAAAGTAAAATTGAAGTCCTTTCTGGTGGAGAAAAAGCCAAGGTTCGCTTGTGCAAGATTTTAAACACAGAAACGAATTTATTAATACTAGACGAACCTACCAATCACTTAGATGTAGATGCAAAGGAAGAATTGAAGCGTGCTTTAAAGGAATATCGCGGAAGCATCTTAATGGTATCCCACGAACCTGATTTCTATCGTGAAATTGCGACAGATATTTGGAATTGTGAAGATTGGACAACGAAAGTATTTTAA
- a CDS encoding family 43 glycosylhydrolase — protein sequence MSKLTFYNPILEPGADPWVYKDNNTYYFMVTKRTRLDLWKSPTLSGIAKGSCKTIWSAPNEGINCANIWAPEIHRINGKWFIYFTANDGIGDDQSRKIFVLENSAEDPFNGDWVEKGYVNTEYPGLDGTIFEHKSRLYFIYAGYGNFPEYGSALYIAEMENPWTLTGPNVLLSKPEYDWEKQGGMAINEGPVMLKRNNKLFLIYSASTTWSDDYSLGMLTISENEDVMNPEVWLKSTEPVFKKSIENKVFAPGHNSFTQSPDGTEDWIVYHAISESEGGSQRRSTRIQKFNWNADGSPNFGIPLCTSTPITIPSGE from the coding sequence ATGAGCAAATTAACTTTTTATAACCCAATTCTAGAACCTGGGGCAGATCCCTGGGTGTATAAAGATAACAATACTTACTATTTTATGGTAACGAAAAGGACAAGACTTGATTTATGGAAGTCACCCACATTAAGTGGAATAGCAAAAGGAAGTTGTAAAACGATTTGGTCTGCTCCGAATGAAGGAATCAATTGTGCAAATATTTGGGCTCCAGAAATTCATCGAATAAATGGGAAATGGTTTATATATTTCACCGCGAATGACGGAATAGGCGATGATCAATCAAGGAAGATTTTTGTGCTAGAGAATTCGGCGGAAGACCCGTTTAACGGGGATTGGGTAGAAAAAGGATATGTAAATACAGAATACCCTGGTTTAGATGGAACGATTTTTGAACATAAAAGTCGACTTTATTTTATATATGCTGGATATGGGAACTTTCCTGAGTATGGATCAGCTCTCTATATAGCTGAGATGGAAAATCCGTGGACACTTACTGGTCCGAATGTTTTATTGTCAAAACCTGAGTATGATTGGGAAAAGCAAGGTGGAATGGCGATTAATGAGGGACCAGTAATGTTAAAGAGGAATAATAAGTTGTTTCTAATCTATTCTGCTAGTACCACTTGGTCAGATGATTATAGTTTGGGGATGTTAACCATTTCAGAAAATGAGGATGTTATGAATCCCGAAGTTTGGCTTAAATCTACAGAGCCTGTGTTTAAGAAAAGTATCGAAAATAAGGTATTTGCTCCTGGCCATAATAGTTTTACACAATCCCCTGATGGCACAGAAGATTGGATTGTATATCATGCTATCTCCGAATCAGAAGGAGGCAGCCAGCGACGAAGTACCCGAATTCAAAAATTCAATTGGAATGCCGATGGTTCTCCTAATTTTGGAATCCCATTATGTACATCAACACCGATTACCATTCCTTCTGGTGAGTGA
- a CDS encoding LysE family transporter, translating to MPFLSFLLFVLVSSFTPGPNNFMAMSFANKYGFKKTIKFSLGVSAGFFVLALMCSIFNLLLISILPIIKLPLTILGVGYILYLAYKTLTSKSIHNNNEKNDETNKNLFLIGVLIQFINPKGILYGITVVSTFILPYYTSYFSYFIFSLFLGIIGFLSSLCWSIFGSIFQKSLSKYQKPFNIIMALLLIYSAISIVLH from the coding sequence ATGCCCTTTTTATCATTCCTTTTGTTTGTATTAGTTAGCAGCTTTACTCCAGGTCCAAATAATTTTATGGCAATGTCGTTTGCTAATAAATATGGATTTAAAAAAACTATTAAGTTCAGTTTGGGAGTTTCAGCTGGCTTTTTTGTTTTAGCTTTGATGTGTAGTATTTTTAATCTTTTGCTTATAAGTATCCTGCCCATTATAAAGTTACCATTAACTATTTTAGGTGTCGGCTATATTCTTTACTTAGCTTATAAAACACTTACGAGTAAAAGCATCCATAATAATAATGAAAAAAATGATGAGACAAACAAAAATCTTTTTTTAATCGGCGTTTTGATACAATTTATTAATCCAAAAGGAATTTTGTATGGGATTACAGTTGTATCAACCTTTATATTGCCTTACTACACTTCTTACTTTAGTTATTTTATCTTTTCATTATTTTTAGGGATTATCGGATTTCTAAGCTCATTATGTTGGAGTATATTTGGCTCCATCTTTCAGAAGTCATTATCAAAATATCAGAAGCCATTTAATATCATAATGGCCTTGTTATTAATATATAGCGCTATTTCCATTGTTTTACATTAA